One window of the Tetragenococcus koreensis genome contains the following:
- the ileS gene encoding isoleucine--tRNA ligase: protein MKMKDTLHLGKTKFPMRGNLPNREGDWQKEWEEKDIYGKRQKINEGKPSFVLHDGPPFANGNIHIGHSLNKISKDIIMRAKSMSGFRAPYVPGWDTHGLPIEQILTNKGIKRKEMTTAEYRQKCYEYALTQVDKQREDFKRLGVQGDWEDPYLTLAPSYEAAEIRVFGKMAENGYIYKGMKPIYWSPSSESSLAEAEIEYKDLKSPSIYVTFQVVDGKGLLDEETSFLIWTTTPWTIPANLAIAVHPDFDYVQVQADGNKYVIAKDLLEEVQETLAWQDVEILQEFKGTQLENMTAQHPFYDRTSLLILGDHVTLDAGTGLVHTAPGHGEDDYYVAKNYDLPVLSPIDDRGVFTAEAPGFEGVFYDKANAMITDLLKEKGALLKLDFFVHSYPHDWRTKKPVIFRATPQWFASIDQFRQNILDEIEKVDWIVPWGKSRLYNMIRDRGDWVISRQRAWGVPLPIFYAEDGQAIVTPETIEHVAQLFEEFGSNVWFERDAKDLLPDGFTHPGSPNGEFSKETDIMDVWFDSGSSHEAVLRQRPELTFPADMYLEGSDQYRGWFNSSITTSVAINGVAPYKSVLSQGFTLDGEGRKMSKSLGNTIVPDKVIKQMGADILRLWVASVDYESDVRVSMDILKQVSEVYRKIRNTVRFLLANTSDFDPETNEVDFVDLRSVDKYLLIRLNEVIKEVRDNGYDKYDFLHVYRTILNFITVDLSSFYLDFAKDVVYLEEEDSYERRCMQTVFYQATVAIAKLLTPIIPHTAEEIWSFVKEEAEYVQLTDFPAYQVYPNQDELLDIWTAFMNFRDNVLKALEVARNEKLIGKSMEAKVTIYPSEQVQAMLTAVDANIAQLLIISPDFFEIKDSNETVPEDAMAFDDVAILVEKADGDVCERCRQVRTTVGQNDHFPTMCAHCAAIVEDEHPEAVQEGFE, encoded by the coding sequence ATGAAAATGAAAGATACTCTTCACTTAGGTAAAACAAAGTTTCCTATGCGTGGGAACTTACCTAATCGCGAAGGAGATTGGCAAAAAGAATGGGAAGAAAAGGATATTTACGGTAAAAGACAAAAAATAAATGAAGGTAAACCATCCTTTGTTTTGCACGATGGCCCGCCATTTGCTAATGGTAATATTCATATTGGCCATTCATTAAATAAGATCAGTAAAGATATTATTATGCGAGCAAAATCTATGTCGGGCTTTCGAGCGCCTTATGTACCTGGTTGGGATACACATGGGCTACCCATTGAACAGATTTTGACCAATAAAGGAATTAAAAGAAAAGAAATGACAACGGCGGAGTACCGACAAAAGTGTTATGAATATGCGTTAACGCAGGTTGATAAACAAAGAGAAGACTTCAAAAGATTAGGAGTGCAAGGGGATTGGGAAGATCCTTACCTAACTTTAGCTCCTAGTTATGAAGCAGCAGAAATCCGAGTTTTTGGTAAAATGGCTGAAAATGGGTATATTTATAAAGGAATGAAGCCAATTTACTGGTCTCCTTCAAGTGAATCCTCTTTAGCAGAAGCAGAAATTGAATATAAAGACTTAAAATCGCCATCGATTTATGTTACTTTTCAAGTAGTAGACGGTAAAGGTCTTTTAGATGAAGAGACGTCTTTTCTTATTTGGACGACTACTCCATGGACAATCCCGGCGAACTTAGCTATTGCAGTTCATCCTGATTTTGACTATGTTCAAGTACAAGCGGATGGAAATAAATATGTTATCGCTAAAGATCTATTAGAAGAAGTACAAGAAACTTTAGCATGGCAAGATGTAGAAATATTGCAAGAATTTAAAGGTACACAGTTGGAAAATATGACGGCACAGCATCCGTTTTATGATCGTACATCCTTACTGATTCTGGGAGATCATGTAACGTTAGACGCTGGTACAGGACTAGTTCATACAGCTCCTGGCCATGGGGAAGATGACTATTATGTAGCAAAAAATTATGATTTGCCGGTACTTTCACCTATTGATGATCGTGGTGTATTTACCGCAGAAGCGCCTGGTTTTGAAGGTGTTTTCTACGATAAAGCCAATGCTATGATAACGGACTTGCTAAAAGAAAAAGGTGCGTTACTAAAACTTGATTTCTTTGTTCATAGCTATCCTCATGATTGGCGTACTAAAAAACCAGTTATTTTTAGAGCAACTCCACAATGGTTTGCTTCGATTGATCAATTCCGTCAAAACATTTTGGATGAAATTGAAAAAGTGGATTGGATTGTTCCATGGGGCAAGTCGCGTTTATATAATATGATACGTGACCGTGGAGATTGGGTTATTTCAAGACAACGTGCTTGGGGTGTACCTCTGCCAATTTTTTATGCAGAAGATGGACAAGCAATTGTTACCCCAGAAACGATTGAACATGTAGCTCAATTATTTGAAGAATTTGGCTCCAATGTTTGGTTTGAACGAGATGCCAAAGATTTATTACCAGATGGTTTTACGCATCCAGGTTCACCTAATGGGGAATTTAGTAAAGAAACAGATATTATGGATGTCTGGTTTGATTCAGGTTCTTCTCACGAAGCAGTCTTGCGTCAACGTCCGGAATTAACATTTCCAGCTGACATGTACCTAGAAGGCTCTGATCAATACCGTGGTTGGTTTAACTCCAGCATTACTACCAGCGTTGCTATTAATGGGGTTGCTCCTTACAAATCAGTATTATCGCAAGGGTTTACCTTAGATGGTGAAGGGCGTAAGATGAGTAAATCTTTAGGAAACACGATTGTTCCAGATAAAGTCATCAAACAAATGGGAGCAGACATTTTACGCTTGTGGGTTGCTAGTGTGGATTATGAGTCTGATGTTAGAGTTTCAATGGATATCTTAAAACAAGTATCAGAAGTCTATCGAAAAATCAGAAATACGGTACGATTTTTACTAGCTAACACGAGCGATTTTGATCCGGAAACAAACGAGGTCGATTTTGTTGATTTACGTTCGGTAGATAAATATCTATTGATTCGTTTAAATGAAGTAATCAAAGAAGTACGAGACAATGGTTATGATAAGTATGACTTCTTGCATGTTTATCGTACGATTTTGAACTTTATCACGGTTGACTTATCTTCGTTTTATCTAGATTTTGCCAAAGATGTGGTCTATCTTGAAGAAGAAGACAGTTACGAACGTCGCTGCATGCAAACGGTGTTTTACCAAGCGACAGTTGCAATTGCTAAATTGTTAACGCCTATTATTCCACATACTGCTGAAGAAATTTGGTCTTTTGTAAAAGAAGAGGCAGAATATGTACAATTAACTGATTTTCCGGCTTATCAGGTTTATCCTAACCAAGATGAATTATTGGATATTTGGACAGCATTTATGAATTTCCGTGATAATGTATTGAAAGCTCTAGAGGTTGCTAGAAATGAAAAATTGATTGGCAAATCAATGGAAGCTAAAGTAACCATTTATCCAAGCGAACAAGTACAAGCAATGCTAACGGCTGTAGACGCCAATATTGCTCAATTGCTGATTATCTCGCCTGATTTCTTTGAAATCAAAGACTCAAATGAAACAGTTCCAGAAGATGCTATGGCATTTGATGATGTAGCAATCCTGGTTGA